The following proteins are encoded in a genomic region of Nicotiana sylvestris chromosome 4, ASM39365v2, whole genome shotgun sequence:
- the LOC104225438 gene encoding uncharacterized protein isoform X1, whose amino-acid sequence MGSLPALDEPSWTYPLARRDESVFDNYHGVNIPDPYRWLEDPDSEETKDFVEKQVTLTDSVIKMCETREKLRKKLTKLFDFPKYEIPFRAGDKYFYFHNSGLQPQKVLYVQDNLDGKPEVLLDPNTFSEDGTIALSICAISEDAKYLAYGISSSGSDWVTIKVMRVQDKCDEPDTISWVKFSKVSWTRDSKGFFYSRYPAPKNGENLDAGRETNVNLHHQVYYHFLGTDQSNDILCWKDTENPKHRHMASVTEDGKYVLLYTFRNCDTVNKLHYCDLSTLPNGIEGYKGRSDVLPFNKLVDHFDASYDYVAHNNSIFTFLTNKNAPKYKLVRVDVQKPDFWFDIIDEDEKDVLQSAVAVNGNQLIVSYLRDVKNVLQLRDLETGVLLHHLPIDIGRVSGVSARRKDNSVFIGFMNFLIPGLIYECNLKGEVPDLKVFREIVVPGFDRTEFQVNQVFVPSKDGVKIPMFIVSRKNISLDGSNPCLLFGYGGFNVSLTPSFSAARVVLAKHLGVVFCIANIRGGGEYGEEWYKAGALSRKQNCFDDFISAAEYLVTSGYTQPHKLCIEGGSNGGLLVGACVNQRPDLFGCALAHVGVMDMLRFHKFTIGHAWTSDFGCSDKEEEFQWLIKYSPLHNVRRPWEQFAIKAYQYPSIMLLTADHDDRVVPLHSLKLLATMQYVLCTSVAKSPQTNPIIGRIERKAGHGCGRPTQKLIDEAADRYAFMAKELGASWFE is encoded by the exons GCTGGAGGATCCAGACTCAGAGGAGACAAAAGATTTCGTTGAAAAGCAGGTGACTTTGACTGACTCAGTGATCAAAATGTGCGAGACAAGagaaaagctaaggaaaaaaCTCACGAAATTGTTCGATTTTCCTAAGTATGAAATTCCTTTTAGGGCAGGTGATAAGTATTTCTACTTTCACAATTCTGGCCTTCAACCTCAAAAAGTCCTTTACGTTCAG GATAATTTGGATGGAAAACCAGAGGTATTGCTTGATCCAAACACATTTAGTGAGGATGGCACAATTGCATTAAGTATATGTGCAATTAGTGAGGATGCTAAGTATTTGGCATATGGTATCAGTTCAAGTGGTAGTGATTGGGTGACAATTAAAGTTATGAGGGTGCAGGATAAGTGTGACGAGCCTGATACAATTTCTTGG GTTAAGTTCTCAAAAGTCAGCTGGACTCGAGATAGTAAAGGATTTTTCTACAGCCGTTATCCAGCTCCCAA GAACGGAGAAAATTTGGACGCAGGGAGAGAGACAAATGTAAATTTGCACCACCAAGTGTATTATCATTTCTTGGGCACTGATCAATCTAATGATATTTTGTGTTGGAAAGATACAGAAAATCCAAAGCATAGACATATGGCTTCAGTTACTGAAGATGGAAAG TATGTTCTCCTATATACTTTTCGGAACTGTGATACTGTCAACAAATTACATTACTGTGACTTATCTACACTGCCTAATGGAATTGAAGGTTATAAAGGAAGAAGCGACGTGCTTCCTTTTAACAAGCTTGTCGACCATTTTGATGCATCTTACGATTATGTTGCACATAACAACTCCATTTTCACTTTTCTAACTAATAAAAATGCTCCCAAGTACAAATTAGTCAGAGTGGATGTACAAAAGCCTGATTTTTGGTTTGATATTATCGACGAGGATGAAAAGGATGTGCTTCAATCAGCTGTTGCTGTTAATGGAAATCAACTTATTGTGAGTTATTTGCGAGATGTGAAAAATGTGTTGCAGTTAAGAGATTTAGAAACAGGAGTCTTGCTTCATCATTTACCTATTGATATTGGCAGAGTATCAGGAGTTTCAGCTCGTCGCAAAGATAATTCTGTTTTTATTGGATTTATGAACTTCTTGATCCCTGGATTAATATATGAGTGTAACCTCAAGGGTGAAGTTCCTGATCTTAAAGTATTTCGAGAAATCGTTGTCCCTGGCTTTGATCGGACAGAGTTCCAAGTTAATCAG GTATTTGTGCCTAGTAAAGATGGTGTCAAGATACCTATGTTCATAGTTTCTAGAAAGAACATTTCTTTGGATGGATCCAACCCTTGTTTATTATTCGGATATGGAGGATTCAATGTTAGTCTTACACCATCTTTTTCTGCTGCTCGAGTTGTGCTCGCAAAGCATTTAGGTGTAGTTTTTTGCATAGCAAATATTCGTGGTGGTGGAGAATATGGAGAAGAATGGTATAAAGCTGGTGCTCTTTCCAGAAAGCAAAATTGCTTTGATGATTTTATTTCTGCTGCTGAATATCTTGTAACTTCTGGTTATACACAACCCCATAAATTATGTATTGAAGGTGGAAGTAATGGTGGCCTTCTTGTTGGAGCCTGCGTCAATCAG AGACCTGATCTATTTGGATGTGCTCTTGCTCATGTTGGTGTTATGGATATGCTTAGATTTCACAAGTTCACTATAG GCCATGCATGGACTTCTGATTTTGGCTGTTCAGATAAGGAGGAAGAGTTTCAATGGCTAATCAA GTATTCACCACTGCATAATGTGAGGAGGCCATGGGAACAATTTGCTATTAAAGCATATCAGTATCCTTCAATCATGTTATTGACAGCAGATCATGATGATCGAGTGGTTCCATTGCACTCGTTGAAACTGTTGGCT ACTATGCAATATGTCCTGTGCACTAGCGTGGCAAAAAGTCCACAGACCAACCCCATCATCGGTAGAATCGAACGCAAGGCTGGTCATGGATGTGGACGTCCAACACAAAAACTT ATTGATGAAGCTGCAGACAGGTATGCATTCATGGCTAAGGAGTTAGGTGCTTCTTGGTTTGAGTAG
- the LOC104225438 gene encoding uncharacterized protein isoform X2 — protein sequence MDNLDGKPEVLLDPNTFSEDGTIALSICAISEDAKYLAYGISSSGSDWVTIKVMRVQDKCDEPDTISWVKFSKVSWTRDSKGFFYSRYPAPKNGENLDAGRETNVNLHHQVYYHFLGTDQSNDILCWKDTENPKHRHMASVTEDGKYVLLYTFRNCDTVNKLHYCDLSTLPNGIEGYKGRSDVLPFNKLVDHFDASYDYVAHNNSIFTFLTNKNAPKYKLVRVDVQKPDFWFDIIDEDEKDVLQSAVAVNGNQLIVSYLRDVKNVLQLRDLETGVLLHHLPIDIGRVSGVSARRKDNSVFIGFMNFLIPGLIYECNLKGEVPDLKVFREIVVPGFDRTEFQVNQVFVPSKDGVKIPMFIVSRKNISLDGSNPCLLFGYGGFNVSLTPSFSAARVVLAKHLGVVFCIANIRGGGEYGEEWYKAGALSRKQNCFDDFISAAEYLVTSGYTQPHKLCIEGGSNGGLLVGACVNQRPDLFGCALAHVGVMDMLRFHKFTIGHAWTSDFGCSDKEEEFQWLIKYSPLHNVRRPWEQFAIKAYQYPSIMLLTADHDDRVVPLHSLKLLATMQYVLCTSVAKSPQTNPIIGRIERKAGHGCGRPTQKLIDEAADRYAFMAKELGASWFE from the exons ATG GATAATTTGGATGGAAAACCAGAGGTATTGCTTGATCCAAACACATTTAGTGAGGATGGCACAATTGCATTAAGTATATGTGCAATTAGTGAGGATGCTAAGTATTTGGCATATGGTATCAGTTCAAGTGGTAGTGATTGGGTGACAATTAAAGTTATGAGGGTGCAGGATAAGTGTGACGAGCCTGATACAATTTCTTGG GTTAAGTTCTCAAAAGTCAGCTGGACTCGAGATAGTAAAGGATTTTTCTACAGCCGTTATCCAGCTCCCAA GAACGGAGAAAATTTGGACGCAGGGAGAGAGACAAATGTAAATTTGCACCACCAAGTGTATTATCATTTCTTGGGCACTGATCAATCTAATGATATTTTGTGTTGGAAAGATACAGAAAATCCAAAGCATAGACATATGGCTTCAGTTACTGAAGATGGAAAG TATGTTCTCCTATATACTTTTCGGAACTGTGATACTGTCAACAAATTACATTACTGTGACTTATCTACACTGCCTAATGGAATTGAAGGTTATAAAGGAAGAAGCGACGTGCTTCCTTTTAACAAGCTTGTCGACCATTTTGATGCATCTTACGATTATGTTGCACATAACAACTCCATTTTCACTTTTCTAACTAATAAAAATGCTCCCAAGTACAAATTAGTCAGAGTGGATGTACAAAAGCCTGATTTTTGGTTTGATATTATCGACGAGGATGAAAAGGATGTGCTTCAATCAGCTGTTGCTGTTAATGGAAATCAACTTATTGTGAGTTATTTGCGAGATGTGAAAAATGTGTTGCAGTTAAGAGATTTAGAAACAGGAGTCTTGCTTCATCATTTACCTATTGATATTGGCAGAGTATCAGGAGTTTCAGCTCGTCGCAAAGATAATTCTGTTTTTATTGGATTTATGAACTTCTTGATCCCTGGATTAATATATGAGTGTAACCTCAAGGGTGAAGTTCCTGATCTTAAAGTATTTCGAGAAATCGTTGTCCCTGGCTTTGATCGGACAGAGTTCCAAGTTAATCAG GTATTTGTGCCTAGTAAAGATGGTGTCAAGATACCTATGTTCATAGTTTCTAGAAAGAACATTTCTTTGGATGGATCCAACCCTTGTTTATTATTCGGATATGGAGGATTCAATGTTAGTCTTACACCATCTTTTTCTGCTGCTCGAGTTGTGCTCGCAAAGCATTTAGGTGTAGTTTTTTGCATAGCAAATATTCGTGGTGGTGGAGAATATGGAGAAGAATGGTATAAAGCTGGTGCTCTTTCCAGAAAGCAAAATTGCTTTGATGATTTTATTTCTGCTGCTGAATATCTTGTAACTTCTGGTTATACACAACCCCATAAATTATGTATTGAAGGTGGAAGTAATGGTGGCCTTCTTGTTGGAGCCTGCGTCAATCAG AGACCTGATCTATTTGGATGTGCTCTTGCTCATGTTGGTGTTATGGATATGCTTAGATTTCACAAGTTCACTATAG GCCATGCATGGACTTCTGATTTTGGCTGTTCAGATAAGGAGGAAGAGTTTCAATGGCTAATCAA GTATTCACCACTGCATAATGTGAGGAGGCCATGGGAACAATTTGCTATTAAAGCATATCAGTATCCTTCAATCATGTTATTGACAGCAGATCATGATGATCGAGTGGTTCCATTGCACTCGTTGAAACTGTTGGCT ACTATGCAATATGTCCTGTGCACTAGCGTGGCAAAAAGTCCACAGACCAACCCCATCATCGGTAGAATCGAACGCAAGGCTGGTCATGGATGTGGACGTCCAACACAAAAACTT ATTGATGAAGCTGCAGACAGGTATGCATTCATGGCTAAGGAGTTAGGTGCTTCTTGGTTTGAGTAG